From one Lemur catta isolate mLemCat1 chromosome 5, mLemCat1.pri, whole genome shotgun sequence genomic stretch:
- the LOC123638884 gene encoding 60S ribosomal protein L23a-like produces MALKVKKEAPAPPKAEAKAKALKAKKAVLKGVHSHKKKKIRTSPTFQRPKTLRLRRRPKYPWKSTPRRNKLDHYAIIKFPLTTESAMKKIEDKNTLVFIVDVKANKHQIKQAVKKLYDIDVAKVNTLIRPDGEKKAYVRLAPDYDALDVANKIGII; encoded by the coding sequence ATGGCACTGAAAGTGAAGAAGgaagctcctgcccctcccaaagCCGAAGCCAAAGCAAAGGCTTTGAAGGCCAAGAAGGCAGTGCTAAAAGGTGTCCATAGccacaaaaaaaagaagatccgTACATCACCCACCTTCCAGCGGCCAAAGACACTGAGGCTCCGGAGGCGGCCCAAATATCCTTGGAAGAGCACCCCCAGGAGAAACAAGCTTGATCACTATGCCATCATCAAGTTCCCCTTGACAACTGAGTCTGCCATGAAGAAGATAGAAGACAAGAACACACTTGTGTTCATTGTGGATGTCAAAGCCAATAAGCACCAGATCAAACAGGCTGTGAAGAAGCTCTATGACATTGATGTGGCCAAAGTCAACACCCTGATCAGGCCTGATGGAGAGAAGAAGGCATATGTTCGACTGGCTCCCGATTACGATGCTTTGGACGTTGCCAATAAAATTGGGATCATCTAA